From a region of the Labrus mixtus chromosome 5, fLabMix1.1, whole genome shotgun sequence genome:
- the pebp1 gene encoding phosphatidylethanolamine-binding protein 1, translating to MPADLSQWTGALALQEVEEKPAQPLTIKYDSVEIDELGKVLTPTQVQNRPTCIEWAGCDSSKMYTLALTDPDAPSRKDPKFREWHHFLVVNMKGNDVSSGCVMSDYVGSGPPKGTGLHRYVWLVYEQSGSLNCSEAVLTNCCGDGRGKFKIQSFRQKYKLGTPLAGTCYQAEWDDYVPKLYEQLAGK from the exons ATGCCCGCAGATTTGAGCCAGTGGACCGGGGCTCTTGCCCTCCAGGAGGTGGAAGAAAAACCTGCACAGCCTCTGACGATTAAATACGACTCCGTGGAGATCGACGAGCTTGGCAAAGTGCTCACCCCAACACAG GTTCAGAACCGACCTACCTGCATCGAGTGGGCAGGATGTGACTCCAGTAAGATGTACACTCTGGCTCTGACCGACCCTGACGCTCCCAGCAGAAAGGACCCCAAATTCAG GGAGTGGCATCATTTCTTGGTGGTCAACATGAAAGGTAATGATGTGTCCTCTGGCTGTGTCATGTCGGACTACGTGGGATCAGGTCCTCCAAAGGGCACAG GTCTGCACCGGTATGTGTGGCTGGTGTACGAGCAGTCGGGTAGCCTCAACTGCTCCGAGGCCGTTCTCACTAACTGCTGTGGAGATGGTCGTGGAAAGTTCAAGATCCAGAGCTTCAGGCAGAAGTACAAGCTGGGAACCCCGTTGGCGGGAACCTGCTACCAGGCTGAGTGGGACGACTACGTCCCCAAACTGTACGAGCAGCTGGCcgggaaataa